One genomic segment of Anguilla anguilla isolate fAngAng1 chromosome 2, fAngAng1.pri, whole genome shotgun sequence includes these proteins:
- the LOC118221948 gene encoding uncharacterized protein LOC118221948 isoform X5: MTSSNHLRYKNVNYLTCGFRKFQWGAGKKNCMLKSFNDPSSFKIICNRETILTNTSVDFPVKTVDDFSKFTIDKIKTMPSKQPIPSIDAHVSALQPATSQVTKWGGDHEAKECWISDSTSSIQLTLWNKAITAVELQKSYRFSNLTTRQFLGETFLTITPSTKITPIDTLKNIHPMPTEGICNENVLAIEAEVTAVSITQRHICDLCHKNQATFDTKSLKNKCTECKMHQYTCNFNTSTTGVINCKAATGTHKLSLYTTAMNTYLQNNNLQHLVNDTGELENHFLDRRNFTFTVAQNVITHMQAASLSETPKPYTHTPPLHM; the protein is encoded by the exons ATGACTAGTTCCAATCATTTAAggtataaaaatgttaattacttAACATGCGGCTTCAGAAAGTTTCAGTGGGGTGCTGGTAAAAAGAACTGCATGCTAAAAA GCTTCAACGATCCTTCAAGTTTTAAGATTATATGCAATCGTGAAACTATACTGACAAATACCAGCGTTGACTTCCCTGTGAAAACTGTTGATGACTTCTCCAAATTCACTATTGACAAAATCAAGACCATGCCTTCAAAACAGCCA ATTCCCTCAATTGATGCCCATGTTTCTGCTCTCCAACCAGCAACATCTCAGGTGACCAAGTGGGGAGGAGACCATGAAGCAAAAGAGTGCTGGATCTCAGACAGCACAAGCAGCATACAACTGACCTTATGGAACAAAGCCATCACCGCTGTAGAGCTACAGAAATCCTACAGATTTTCTAATTTAACAACAAGACAGTTCTTGggagaaacatttttaacaataacACCTAGCACTAAGATCACCCCCATCGATACCTTAAAAAACATCCATCCCATGCCCACTGAAGGAATCTGCAATGAAAATGTCTTGGCTATTGAAGCAGAAGTTACTGCTGTCTCTATCACTCAAAGGCACATATGTGATCTGTGCCACAAAAACCAGGCCACATTTGACACCAAATCTCTGAAAAACAAGTGCACAGAATGTAAAATGCATCAGTATACCTGCAATTTCAATACCTCTACGACTGGAGTAATCAATTGCAAAGCGGCCACAGGCACTCACAAGCTCAGTTTGTACACGACTGCAATGAATACCTACCTCCAAAACAACAACCTACAACACCTTGTAAATGATACAGGCGAGTTAGAAAACCATTTCTTGGATCGGCGCAACTTCACCTTCACAGTTGCACAGAACGtcatcacacacatgcaagctgCATCACTTAGTGAAACTCcaaaaccatacacacacacaccaccacttCATATGTAG
- the LOC118221948 gene encoding uncharacterized protein LOC118221948 isoform X4 — protein MPASSTRLQTKHLWNLSTSPKNTHASTNQTPVELECITKEHSFNDPSSFKIICNRETILTNTSVDFPVKTVDDFSKFTIDKIKTMPSKQPIPSIDAHVSALQPATSQVTKWGGDHEAKECWISDSTSSIQLTLWNKAITAVELQKSYRFSNLTTRQFLGETFLTITPSTKITPIDTLKNIHPMPTEGICNENVLAIEAEVTAVSITQRHICDLCHKNQATFDTKSLKNKCTECKMHQYTCNFNTSTTGVINCKAATGTHKLSLYTTAMNTYLQNNNLQHLVNDTGELENHFLDRRNFTFTVAQNVITHMQAASLSETPKPYTHTPPLHM, from the exons GCACATCACCAAAGAACACA CACGCGTCTACAAACCAAACACCTGTGGAACTTGAGTGCATCACCAAAGAACACA GCTTCAACGATCCTTCAAGTTTTAAGATTATATGCAATCGTGAAACTATACTGACAAATACCAGCGTTGACTTCCCTGTGAAAACTGTTGATGACTTCTCCAAATTCACTATTGACAAAATCAAGACCATGCCTTCAAAACAGCCA ATTCCCTCAATTGATGCCCATGTTTCTGCTCTCCAACCAGCAACATCTCAGGTGACCAAGTGGGGAGGAGACCATGAAGCAAAAGAGTGCTGGATCTCAGACAGCACAAGCAGCATACAACTGACCTTATGGAACAAAGCCATCACCGCTGTAGAGCTACAGAAATCCTACAGATTTTCTAATTTAACAACAAGACAGTTCTTGggagaaacatttttaacaataacACCTAGCACTAAGATCACCCCCATCGATACCTTAAAAAACATCCATCCCATGCCCACTGAAGGAATCTGCAATGAAAATGTCTTGGCTATTGAAGCAGAAGTTACTGCTGTCTCTATCACTCAAAGGCACATATGTGATCTGTGCCACAAAAACCAGGCCACATTTGACACCAAATCTCTGAAAAACAAGTGCACAGAATGTAAAATGCATCAGTATACCTGCAATTTCAATACCTCTACGACTGGAGTAATCAATTGCAAAGCGGCCACAGGCACTCACAAGCTCAGTTTGTACACGACTGCAATGAATACCTACCTCCAAAACAACAACCTACAACACCTTGTAAATGATACAGGCGAGTTAGAAAACCATTTCTTGGATCGGCGCAACTTCACCTTCACAGTTGCACAGAACGtcatcacacacatgcaagctgCATCACTTAGTGAAACTCcaaaaccatacacacacacaccaccacttCATATGTAG
- the LOC118221948 gene encoding uncharacterized protein LOC118221948 isoform X2 codes for MTSSHHLRYKNVNYLTCGFIKFQWGAGKKNCMLKSFNDPSSFKIICNRETILTDTSIDFPVKREKENTDDTIAGYIHRVSRIMTSAKCHRYFTATFQSREGFHRTVIFDVDRYALFQHASTNQTPVELECITKEHSFNDPSSFKIICNRETILTNTSVDFPVKTVDDFSKFTIDKIKTMPSKQPIPSIDAHVSALQPATSQVTKWGGDHEAKECWISDSTSSIQLTLWNKAITAVELQKSYRFSNLTTRQFLGETFLTITPSTKITPIDTLKNIHPMPTEGICNENVLAIEAEVTAVSITQRHICDLCHKNQATFDTKSLKNKCTECKMHQYTCNFNTSTTGVINCKAATGTHKLSLYTTAMNTYLQNNNLQHLVNDTGELENHFLDRRNFTFTVAQNVITHMQAASLSETPKPYTHTPPLHM; via the exons ATGACCAGTTCCCATCATTTGAggtataaaaatgttaattacttAACATGCGGCTTCATAAAGTTTCAGTGGGGTGCTGGTAAAAAGAACTGCATGCTAAAAA GCTTCAACGATCCTTCAAGTTTTAAGATTATATGCAATCGTGAAACTATACTGACAGATACCAGCATTGACTTCCCtgtgaaaagggagaaagaaaacacgGATGACACCATTGCTGGATATATTCACAGAGTGTCGCGAATCATGACCTCTGCAAAATGCCATAGATACTTCACTGCAACTTTTCAAAGTAGAGAGGGCTTCCACCGCACTGTCATTTTTGATGTAGATAGATATGCCCTCTTCCAGCACGCGTCTACAAACCAAACACCTGTGGAACTTGAGTGCATCACCAAAGAACACA GCTTCAACGATCCTTCAAGTTTTAAGATTATATGCAATCGTGAAACTATACTGACAAATACCAGCGTTGACTTCCCTGTGAAAACTGTTGATGACTTCTCCAAATTCACTATTGACAAAATCAAGACCATGCCTTCAAAACAGCCA ATTCCCTCAATTGATGCCCATGTTTCTGCTCTCCAACCAGCAACATCTCAGGTGACCAAGTGGGGAGGAGACCATGAAGCAAAAGAGTGCTGGATCTCAGACAGCACAAGCAGCATACAACTGACCTTATGGAACAAAGCCATCACCGCTGTAGAGCTACAGAAATCCTACAGATTTTCTAATTTAACAACAAGACAGTTCTTGggagaaacatttttaacaataacACCTAGCACTAAGATCACCCCCATCGATACCTTAAAAAACATCCATCCCATGCCCACTGAAGGAATCTGCAATGAAAATGTCTTGGCTATTGAAGCAGAAGTTACTGCTGTCTCTATCACTCAAAGGCACATATGTGATCTGTGCCACAAAAACCAGGCCACATTTGACACCAAATCTCTGAAAAACAAGTGCACAGAATGTAAAATGCATCAGTATACCTGCAATTTCAATACCTCTACGACTGGAGTAATCAATTGCAAAGCGGCCACAGGCACTCACAAGCTCAGTTTGTACACGACTGCAATGAATACCTACCTCCAAAACAACAACCTACAACACCTTGTAAATGATACAGGCGAGTTAGAAAACCATTTCTTGGATCGGCGCAACTTCACCTTCACAGTTGCACAGAACGtcatcacacacatgcaagctgCATCACTTAGTGAAACTCcaaaaccatacacacacacaccaccacttCATATGTAG